TTTAATTTTCTGCTAATTACTGTTGATTTGGAAGAGATAATCAACCACAGATGTACACAGATGAAAGTTGATAATTATTTGAGAGCAATTTCAGCAACTATGGTTTTTTCTATTGGGGTAATTGTCGCTATCATTGCTGTGGTTGTCGGTTCACTCCAACGCACTAACCAAGTGGGTTGTATGCCTAAAAAGATAATCAGAACTGCTAAAACTATAGCGGGGATTTTTTCAGCCCAGACGACTTTGGGGTAGTAAGCTAAATTATTATCCAACTTGCCAAAGCAGGTGCGGTTGAGGAGGATAACGAAATATACTGCTGTTAAACCGCTAGAGGCGACACATAAAAGTGTGGGTAAGGGAAAGGCTGAGAAACTACCTTGAAATACAATAAATTCCGCCACAAATCCTGTTAAACCGGGAATTCCGGCACTAGCCATCCCACTGAGAACCAGTAAAGCACTAATGAAAGGTAAACCGCGAATAGGACTCATTAAACCATTGAGTTTGTCTAATTCACGAGTTCCCACTTTCGCTTCTATGACTCCGACTAGGTGGAAGAGAATGGCGAGAATTAAACCGTGGCTAAACATTTGAGCAACTGCACCCACCAGTGCTAAGGATGTGCTGGAGGCGCTAGCTAGTAATACATAACCCATGTGACCGATAGAGCTATATGCTACCATGCGTTTGATATCTGTTTGAGCGATCGCAATTACCGCCCCATAAATCGCACTAATAGCCCCCCAAATTGCCAAGGTGGGAGCTACCACACTCCAAGCTTCAGGAAACATCCCCATTCCAAATCGTAACAGTCCATAGGTTCCCAGCTTCGCCAACACCCCACCCA
The window above is part of the Nodularia spumigena CCY9414 genome. Proteins encoded here:
- a CDS encoding NADH-quinone oxidoreductase subunit M encodes the protein MLSFLIWIPIVSAVIIGFLPGKFIAASRIRLIALIVSGIVLFWNLFILLKFDISNPGMQFQENIPWNETLGLSYQIGVDGLSILMLILNSLLTWIAIYSSDKSTERPRLFYSLILLVSGGVAGAFLAENLLLFFLFYELELIPFYLLISIWGGEKRAYAGIKFLIYTAVSGALILATFLSMVFLTGSTSFAFDAVSTQTLSAGLQLLLLTGIIIGFGIKIPLVPFHTWLPDAYVEASAPIAILLGGVLAKLGTYGLLRFGMGMFPEAWSVVAPTLAIWGAISAIYGAVIAIAQTDIKRMVAYSSIGHMGYVLLASASSTSLALVGAVAQMFSHGLILAILFHLVGVIEAKVGTRELDKLNGLMSPIRGLPFISALLVLSGMASAGIPGLTGFVAEFIVFQGSFSAFPLPTLLCVASSGLTAVYFVILLNRTCFGKLDNNLAYYPKVVWAEKIPAIVLAVLIIFLGIQPTWLVRWSEPTTTAMIATITPIEKTIVAEIALK